One genomic window of bacterium includes the following:
- the istB gene encoding IS21-like element helper ATPase IstB, producing MSLQVSVHKSLEGHLKELRMPTVRQCYRDEAGRARKESLSYERYLLEVVRREAEVRRQRRIERLLRQSKLPLEKSLEAFDLSRLPLRLRQQIQVLLEGSFLERRENVLAFGNPGSGKTHLLCAIGQQLVRHDHRVLFTTCSLLVQELLIAKTELKLAKALKRLAKFEAVIIDDIAYVQQNREEMEVLFTLLAERYERGSVMLSSNLPFSQWEQIFKDPMTTAAAIDRLVHHCVILELNVKSYRMEQAKKTKK from the coding sequence ATGAGTTTGCAAGTCAGCGTGCACAAGAGTCTGGAGGGACACCTCAAGGAACTGCGCATGCCGACGGTGCGCCAGTGCTACCGCGACGAAGCCGGGCGCGCCCGCAAGGAGTCGCTCAGTTACGAGCGCTACCTTCTCGAAGTGGTGCGTCGCGAGGCGGAGGTCCGCCGCCAGCGCCGCATCGAACGGCTCTTGCGACAATCCAAGTTGCCTTTGGAGAAAAGCCTCGAGGCCTTCGATCTCTCGCGCCTGCCGTTGCGGCTGCGTCAGCAGATTCAGGTCCTGCTCGAAGGCTCCTTCCTCGAACGGCGCGAGAACGTCCTGGCGTTCGGGAACCCGGGCAGCGGCAAGACGCATCTGTTGTGCGCCATCGGGCAGCAACTGGTGCGTCACGACCACCGCGTGCTTTTCACCACCTGCAGCCTCCTGGTGCAGGAACTGCTGATCGCCAAGACCGAACTCAAACTGGCCAAAGCGCTCAAGCGCCTTGCGAAGTTTGAAGCGGTCATCATCGACGACATCGCCTACGTCCAACAGAACCGCGAAGAGATGGAGGTGCTCTTCACGCTCCTGGCCGAACGCTATGAGCGCGGCAGCGTCATGCTGAGTTCCAATCTGCCCTTTTCGCAGTGGGAGCAGATCTTCAAAGACCCCATGACCACCGCCGCGGCCATCGACCGCCTCGTGCACCACTGCGTGATCCTCGAACTCAACGTCAAGAGCTACCGCATGGAACAGGCGAAAAAGACCAAGAAATGA
- the istA gene encoding IS21 family transposase, with product MRCRHTERTLRAAADKAGMDEKTARKYLRLGRLPSEVQKPHTWRTRPDPFEAVWPEAREFLEDNAGLEAKTLFEHLQRRHPGRFQDGQLRTFQRRVKEWRARQGPAREVMFPQRHKPGRLAQSDFTRMATLGVTIAGQPFPHMICHFVLTYSNWEAGTICFSESFESLAEGLQNALWELGGAPATHQTDCLSAAVSRLDNVEEFTQRYRALLSHYGLQGHRGQPGSPHENGDVEQRHHRFKRAVDQALILRGSRDFESRQAYELFLANLFKQLNAGRTKRLAEEIAALRRLPLRRFEAFQRRETTVGPNSTIRVLENVYSVHSRLIGEKVCARVYADHIDVWRGRTQVERLARLRGRGKHTINYRHIIDWLVRKPGAFERYLYRDALFPTSRFRMAYDVLEDLWPARGHKEYLKILELAAKENEAAVDGALHHLLKRDEPLSAQAVEALVAAGRECCSPRQVRVDAVQLGDYDVLLEVI from the coding sequence ATGAGATGTCGCCATACCGAGAGGACGCTTCGAGCGGCCGCCGACAAGGCGGGCATGGACGAGAAGACGGCGCGGAAGTACCTGCGCCTCGGGCGGCTGCCGAGCGAAGTTCAAAAACCCCACACCTGGCGCACACGGCCGGATCCCTTCGAGGCGGTCTGGCCCGAGGCGCGCGAGTTTCTCGAGGACAACGCGGGGCTGGAGGCCAAGACGCTCTTCGAGCACCTGCAGCGCAGGCATCCGGGACGCTTTCAGGATGGGCAGCTGCGCACGTTCCAGCGGCGCGTCAAGGAGTGGCGCGCCCGCCAAGGCCCCGCGCGGGAGGTGATGTTTCCCCAGCGTCACAAGCCGGGTCGCCTGGCCCAGTCCGATTTCACGCGCATGGCGACGTTGGGCGTGACGATCGCCGGTCAGCCCTTCCCCCACATGATCTGCCATTTCGTGCTGACCTACTCGAACTGGGAAGCGGGGACGATCTGTTTTTCCGAGAGTTTCGAGAGTTTGGCCGAGGGTCTGCAGAATGCCTTGTGGGAACTGGGCGGGGCGCCGGCGACGCATCAGACCGACTGTCTGAGCGCGGCGGTGAGTCGTCTTGACAACGTCGAGGAATTCACCCAACGCTACCGCGCGCTGCTTTCCCATTACGGCCTTCAGGGACATCGCGGCCAACCCGGCAGTCCCCACGAGAACGGCGACGTGGAGCAGCGCCACCATCGGTTCAAGCGCGCGGTAGACCAGGCGTTGATCTTGCGGGGCAGCCGGGATTTCGAGAGCCGCCAGGCCTATGAGCTCTTCCTGGCGAATCTCTTCAAGCAACTGAACGCCGGGCGCACGAAGCGGCTCGCCGAAGAGATCGCCGCGTTGCGCCGTCTGCCTCTTCGACGATTCGAGGCGTTTCAGCGCAGAGAGACGACAGTGGGGCCCAACAGCACGATTCGCGTGCTGGAGAACGTCTACTCGGTTCACAGCCGCCTGATCGGCGAGAAGGTTTGCGCCCGCGTCTACGCCGATCACATCGACGTTTGGCGCGGCCGGACCCAAGTCGAGCGCCTGGCGCGACTGCGCGGCAGGGGCAAGCACACGATCAACTACCGTCACATCATCGATTGGCTCGTGCGCAAGCCCGGCGCTTTCGAGCGTTACCTGTACCGAGACGCCTTGTTTCCCACCAGCCGCTTCCGCATGGCCTACGACGTGCTCGAGGATCTCTGGCCCGCTCGTGGGCACAAGGAATATCTGAAGATCCTCGAACTGGCGGCCAAAGAAAACGAGGCCGCCGTGGACGGGGCGCTTCACCACCTGCTGAAGCGCGACGAACCGCTGTCGGCCCAGGCCGTCGAGGCTCTCGTCGCGGCGGGTCGGGAATGCTGCTCGCCGCGCCAAGTGCGGGTCGATGCGGTCCAGCTCGGCGACTACGATGTCTTGCTGGAGGTCATCTGA